In one window of Henckelia pumila isolate YLH828 chromosome 1, ASM3356847v2, whole genome shotgun sequence DNA:
- the LOC140875850 gene encoding cucumisin-like, producing MTIIPKISCRMNTFTAKFLVTFGDNNSCNHAIYTSDVKIQNGIKLNLRCNNKIIIMADSGILLFLYSLFLSTLVLQCQCNERKLHVVYMGDRLEDDRSVASLHFSMLHSVLGSASSAKESLIYSYGRSFNGFAAKLTEDEAESVSEMKGVISVIPNRILKLHTTRSWDFMGFSQGKVGAAQEGEVIVGLLDTGAWPEHPSFNDTGYSPPPAKWKGTCQTKNFTCNNKLIGARYYNSDNSYYETDIPSPRDSEGHGTHTSSTVAGVYLPETSFFGLAEGVARGGVPYSRIAVYKVCWAYGCGTADILKAFDDAIADGVDIISVSLGGGPDDYFEDPIAIGAFHAMKNGILVSNSAGNAGPDPVSISNYAPWTLTVAASTIDRRFVSNLALGNGQILTGISINTYDLNGTTYPLIWGGDAANYTSGYGPDFARNCFEDTMNADMVAGKIVFCEAQRDGSTILLANGVGTIMSDESIINPTYAFSYPLPATLISPEDGKKVLDYIRATDYPVATILVGETWKDAMAPLVVSFSSRGPNPTSPDILKPDITAPGVDILAGWSPLAPPSIYDGDTRSVLFNVISGTSMSCPHASATAAYVKAAHPNWSPAAIKSAIMTTAYVMDPRRHRDLEFAYGSGHINPAAAIDPGLVFDASETDYINFLCKQGYNTTTLRLVTGDNSTCTNTTLGRAWDLNYPSFSLYVEDGQQITGIFTRKVTNVGAANSTYTATKYMPALISVTVEPSVLTFSEIGETQSFTVKVTGPTISQQPIMSGAITWSDGTRAVRTPIVVYNYIPGAPYSLYSDESSVSGKKPKLNRSPAYPRSGTFRNRISHQ from the exons ATGACGATAATCCCAAAAATAAGTTGCCGAATGAATACTTTTACAGCTAAATTTCTTGTGACATTCGGAGATAACAATTCATGCAACCATGCTATATATACTTCAGATGTTAAAATACAAAATGGAATTAAACTTAACCTTAGATGtaataataagataatcatAATGGCAGATTCTGGGATTCTTTTGTTCTTGTACTCTTTGTTTCTTTCAACCCTTGTGCTCCAATGTCAATGCAATGAAAGAAAG CTTCATGTGGTTTACATGGGAGATCGGCTTGAAGATGATAGGTCGGTTGCATCCTTACACTTCTCCATGCTGCACAGTGTTCTTGGCAG TGCTTCATCGGCCAAAGAGTCGTTGATTTATAGTTATGGAAGAAGTTTCAATGGATTCGCCGCAAAACTTACAGAAGACGAGGCTGAGAGCGTATCAG AAATGAAAGGAGTAATTTCTGTAATACCGAACCGAATATTAAAGCTTCACACCACAAGGTCTTGGGATTTCATGGGATTCAGCCAGGGAAAAGTTGGAGCTGCTCAAGAGGGAGAGGTCATTGTTGGGCTACTCGACACAG GAGCCTGGCCGGAGCACCCTAGTTTCAATGACACTGGATATAGCCCTCCACCAGCTAAATGGAAGGGTACATGCCAGACCAAAAATTTCACCTGCAACAA CAAGCTGATTGGGGCTCGATACTACAACAGCGACAACTCATACTACGAAACAGATATCCCATCTCCAAGAGACTCTGAAGGGCATGGTACTCATACATCATCAACAGTTGCTGGAGTGTACTTACCAGAAACGAGCTTTTTCGGCTTAGCAGAGGGTGTAGCACGCGGAGGAGTGCCGTATTCAAGAATTGCAGTCTACAAAGTTTGCTGGGCGTATGGATGTGGAACTGCAGACATACTCAAAGCATTTGATGACGCAATTGCAGATGGTGTTGATATCATATCAGTTTCTTTGGGAGGGGGACCTGATGATTACTTTGAGGACCCTATTGCCATTGGAGCTTTCCACGCCATGAAGAATGGGATTTTGGTGTCTAATTCAGCCGGAAATGCTGGCCCTGACCCTGTTAGTATTTCTAACTATGCTCCTTGGACCCTGACAGTTGCTGCTAGCACAATAGATAGAAGATTTGTCTCTAACTTGGCACTCGGAAATGGTCAAATCTTGACG GGGATCTCCATTAACACCTACGATTTGAACGGAACAACCTATCCTTTAATATGGGGAGGAGATGCCGCCAACTATACCTCTGGTTATGGTCCAGATTTCGCAAGAAATTGCTTCGAAGACACCATGAATGCTGACATGGTGGCTGGGAAAATAGTATTCTGTGAAGCTCAGCGAGACGGTTCCACAATTcttttagccaatggagttggAACCATTATGTCCGATGAGTCTATCATTAATCCGACATATGCATTCAGCTATCCATTACCAGCTACATTGATCAGTCCCGAAGATGGCAAAAAGGTTCTTGATTACATAAGAGCAACAGA TTATCCTGTGGCAACCATTTTGGTTGGTGAGACTTGGAAAGATGCTATGGCTCCATTGGTAGTTTCATTTTCTTCGAGAGGGCCGAATCCTACTTCCCCAGATATTCTCAAG CCTGATATTACTGCCCCTGGCGTGGATATTCTTGCTGGATGGTCCCCACTGGCACCGCCTTCGATCTATGATGGTGATACAAGGAGTGTACTGTTCAATGTTATCTCAGGTACATCCATGTCTTGCCCCCATGCCAGTGCTACTGCTGCCTATGTTAAAGCCGCTCACCCGAATTGGTCTCCTGCTGCTATTAAGTCTGCAATCATGACAACAG CTTATGTTATGGATCCAAGAAGACACAGAGACCTTGAATTTGCCTATGGGTCAGGACACATCAACCCTGCTGCAGCAATCGACCCGGGGCTGGTCTTTGATGCATCAGAAACAGATTACATCAATTTCCTATGCAAACAAGGCTACAACACCACCACTCTGAGACTCGTCACTGGAGACAACAGCACGTGTACCAATACCACCCTTGGAAGAGCCTGGGATCTTAACTACCCCTCATTCTCACTATATGTAGAAGATGGGCAGCAAATCACAGGTATTTTTACTCGAAAAGTGACCAATGTTGGTGCAGCAAACTCAACATATACTGCTACCAAATACATGCCAGCGCTGATTAGCGTCACCGTTGAACCATCGGTCTTGACATTCTCGGAAATTGGGGAGACACAGTCGTTCACTGTTAAGGTCACTGGACCTACCATTTCACAGCAGCCGATTATGTCAGGAGCAATTACTTGGAGTGATGGAACTCGTGCTGTAAGAACACCTATTGTAGTTTATAATTATATTCCTGGTGCCCCTTATAGTCTCTACTCGGACGAGTCTTCCGTGTCTGGAAAGAAACCAAAGTTGAACCGCTCACCTGCATATCCAAGGAGTGGGACCTTCCGGAACCGTATCTCGCATCAGTAA